One window of the Shewanella khirikhana genome contains the following:
- the nrdA gene encoding class 1a ribonucleoside-diphosphate reductase subunit alpha, translated as MNSNMTVTKRSGEREQIDLDKIHRVVTWAAKGLKNVSVSEVELRSHLQFFDGIPTEAIHETIIKAAADLISPESPDYQFLAARLAIFHLRKKAFGQFEPPKLYEHVARLVDMGKYDRHILEDYTKEELDILDSYIDHWRDMNFSYAAVKQLEGKYLVQNRVTHEVYESAQFLYILVAACLFAGYPRETRLKYVKDFYDAVSTFKISLPTPIMSGVRTPTRQFSSCVLIECGDSLDSINATASSIVKYVSQRAGIGVNAGRIRALGSPIRGGEAFHTGCLPFYKYFQTAVKSCSQGGVRGGAATLFYPIWHLEVESLLVLKNNRGVEDNRIRHLDYGVQLNKLMYQRLIKGENITLFSPSDVPGMYDAFFEDQDEFERLYTKYEQDSSIRKKTMKAVELFSLMMQERASTGRIYIQNVDHCNTHSPFDSSVAPIRQSNLCLEIALPTKPLESVDDTNGEIALCTLSALNLGAIDNLEELEGLSDLAVRALDSLLDYQDYPIKAAKLGSMNRRTLGIGVINFANYLAKNGKRYSDGSANNLTHKTFEAIQFNLLKASMNLAKEKGACPAFHETTYSQGILPIDTYKRDLDKIVSEPLHLDWEGLREDIKRHGLRNSTLSALMPSETSSQISNATNGIEPPRGLISVKASKDGQLKQVVPDFDALRHEYELLWQMPSNDGYLQLVGIMQKFVDQAISANTNYDPAKFEGRKVPMQLLLKDLLTAYKLGLKTLYYHNTRDGASDQHEDIAVVEKEDDGCAGGACKI; from the coding sequence ATGAATAGCAACATGACAGTCACTAAACGCAGTGGTGAGCGCGAGCAGATCGATCTCGACAAAATCCACCGCGTAGTTACCTGGGCAGCCAAAGGCTTAAAGAATGTTTCGGTTTCTGAAGTAGAGCTGCGATCGCACCTGCAGTTTTTTGATGGCATCCCGACTGAAGCCATCCACGAAACCATCATCAAGGCCGCGGCCGATTTGATTTCGCCCGAGTCTCCTGACTATCAATTCCTGGCAGCCCGTCTGGCCATCTTCCACCTGCGCAAAAAAGCGTTTGGCCAGTTTGAGCCGCCAAAACTGTATGAGCACGTGGCCAGATTGGTGGACATGGGCAAGTACGACCGCCATATCCTCGAAGACTACACCAAGGAAGAGCTGGATATCCTCGACAGCTATATCGATCACTGGCGTGATATGAACTTCTCTTACGCTGCCGTTAAGCAGCTTGAGGGTAAGTATCTGGTGCAAAACCGCGTAACCCACGAAGTGTACGAGAGCGCCCAGTTCCTCTACATTCTGGTGGCCGCCTGCCTGTTTGCCGGTTATCCAAGAGAAACCCGTCTGAAGTACGTGAAAGACTTCTATGATGCGGTATCTACCTTCAAGATTTCCCTGCCTACGCCGATTATGTCCGGCGTGCGCACCCCTACCCGTCAGTTCAGCTCCTGCGTACTGATCGAGTGTGGCGACAGCCTGGATTCCATCAACGCCACTGCGTCTTCCATCGTGAAGTACGTCAGTCAGCGTGCCGGTATCGGCGTGAACGCCGGTCGCATCCGTGCCCTGGGCAGCCCAATCCGTGGCGGCGAAGCCTTCCACACCGGCTGTCTGCCGTTCTACAAGTATTTCCAAACCGCAGTGAAGTCCTGCTCTCAGGGCGGCGTTCGCGGCGGCGCAGCCACCCTGTTCTACCCAATCTGGCACCTGGAAGTGGAATCCCTGCTGGTACTGAAGAACAACCGTGGCGTGGAAGATAACCGTATCCGTCATCTGGACTACGGCGTGCAGCTCAACAAGCTGATGTACCAGCGTCTGATCAAGGGCGAGAACATCACCCTGTTCAGCCCATCCGACGTGCCAGGCATGTACGACGCCTTCTTTGAAGATCAGGACGAGTTCGAGCGCCTGTACACCAAGTACGAGCAGGACAGCAGCATCCGCAAGAAGACCATGAAGGCGGTTGAACTCTTCTCGCTGATGATGCAGGAGCGCGCCTCAACTGGCCGTATCTACATTCAGAACGTGGATCACTGCAACACCCACAGCCCGTTCGACTCAAGCGTGGCGCCAATTCGTCAGTCCAACCTGTGTCTGGAAATTGCTCTGCCAACCAAGCCACTGGAAAGCGTGGACGACACCAATGGTGAAATCGCCCTGTGTACCCTGTCAGCGCTGAACCTGGGTGCCATCGATAACCTCGAAGAGCTCGAAGGTCTGTCCGATCTGGCCGTACGTGCCCTGGATAGCCTGCTGGACTATCAGGACTACCCTATCAAGGCCGCCAAGCTTGGCTCTATGAACCGTCGTACTCTGGGTATCGGTGTGATTAACTTCGCCAACTACCTGGCTAAAAACGGCAAGCGCTATTCCGATGGCAGCGCCAACAACCTGACTCACAAGACCTTCGAAGCCATTCAGTTCAACCTGCTGAAAGCCTCGATGAATCTGGCCAAAGAGAAAGGCGCCTGCCCTGCGTTCCACGAGACCACGTATTCTCAGGGTATTTTGCCAATCGACACTTATAAGCGCGATCTGGACAAGATTGTCTCTGAGCCGCTGCATCTGGACTGGGAAGGCCTGCGTGAAGACATCAAGCGCCACGGTCTGCGTAACTCTACCCTGTCTGCGCTGATGCCATCCGAGACCTCATCGCAGATCTCCAACGCCACCAACGGTATCGAGCCACCACGTGGTCTGATTTCGGTGAAGGCCAGTAAAGATGGTCAGCTCAAGCAGGTAGTACCTGACTTTGATGCGCTGCGTCACGAGTACGAGCTGCTGTGGCAGATGCCATCCAACGATGGTTACCTGCAGCTGGTAGGCATTATGCAGAAGTTCGTGGATCAGGCCATTTCTGCCAACACCAACTATGACCCAGCCAAGTTTGAAGGTCGTAAAGTGCCGATGCAGCTGCTGCTTAAAGATCTGCTGACCGCCTACAAACTGGGCCTCAAGACCCTTTACTACCATAACACCCGTGACGGTGCTTCCGATCAACACGAAGACATTGCCGTGGTTGAGAAAGAAGACGACGGCTGTGCCGGCGGCGCCTGTAAGATTTAA
- the aroA gene encoding 3-phosphoshikimate 1-carboxyvinyltransferase, whose translation MDQLRLEPVSRVNGEVNIPGSKSISNRALLLATLARGETTLVNLLDSDDIRHMLSALESLGVSFTLSDDKTLCTLKGLGGPIHADKAFELFLGNAGTAMRPLCAALTLGTGEFTLTGEPRMEERPIGDLVDALRQLGADIRYLKNDGFPPLTINATGLAGGVVEIDGSLSSQFLTALLMVAPLAKDSVTIAVKGELVSKPYIDITLDLMAKFGVKVSNDNYQRFEIAAGQHYVSPGKVLVEGDASSASYFLAAGAIGGGEVKVTGVGRLAVQGDVKFADALAAMGADIEWGDDYIIARGSKLHGIDMDMNHIPDAAMTIATAALFAEGPTRMSNIYNWRIKETDRLAAMATELRKVGAVVEEGHDYIHITPPAKPVHAEIDTYNDHRMAMCFSLLAFAECGVTINDPGCTSKTFPDYFNRFANLAE comes from the coding sequence ATGGACCAATTACGTCTTGAGCCCGTATCCCGGGTCAACGGGGAGGTAAACATCCCCGGCTCCAAAAGTATCTCCAACCGCGCCTTGCTGCTGGCAACCCTGGCAAGAGGTGAAACCACCCTGGTAAACCTGCTGGATTCTGATGATATCCGCCATATGCTGAGTGCCCTTGAAAGCCTCGGCGTAAGCTTCACCCTGTCAGATGACAAGACCCTGTGCACCCTTAAGGGCCTTGGCGGCCCCATCCATGCCGATAAAGCCTTTGAGCTGTTTTTGGGTAATGCCGGCACGGCGATGCGACCTTTGTGCGCGGCGCTGACTCTGGGCACCGGCGAATTTACCCTGACCGGTGAGCCGCGCATGGAAGAGCGGCCCATTGGCGATCTGGTAGATGCGCTGCGTCAACTTGGCGCCGATATCCGTTACCTTAAAAATGATGGTTTTCCGCCGCTCACTATTAATGCCACCGGGCTTGCCGGCGGTGTGGTGGAAATCGATGGCAGCCTCTCCAGCCAGTTTTTGACAGCGCTTTTAATGGTGGCGCCGCTTGCGAAGGACTCAGTGACCATCGCGGTAAAAGGCGAACTTGTTTCCAAGCCCTATATCGATATCACCTTGGATTTGATGGCTAAATTCGGGGTTAAAGTCAGCAACGACAACTATCAGCGCTTTGAAATTGCTGCCGGACAGCACTATGTGTCACCGGGCAAGGTGCTGGTAGAAGGGGATGCGTCGTCAGCTTCTTACTTTCTTGCAGCCGGTGCCATTGGCGGCGGTGAAGTCAAAGTCACCGGGGTTGGCCGTTTGGCGGTGCAGGGCGATGTGAAGTTTGCCGATGCCCTTGCCGCCATGGGCGCCGACATCGAGTGGGGTGACGATTACATTATCGCCCGCGGCAGCAAGCTTCACGGCATCGATATGGACATGAACCACATTCCCGATGCGGCCATGACCATAGCCACGGCGGCGCTGTTTGCCGAGGGACCAACCCGGATGAGCAACATCTACAACTGGCGCATCAAGGAAACCGACCGTCTGGCCGCCATGGCGACTGAGCTTCGAAAAGTTGGCGCTGTTGTGGAAGAGGGGCACGATTACATCCATATCACGCCACCGGCCAAGCCTGTCCATGCCGAAATCGATACCTATAACGATCATCGCATGGCCATGTGTTTTTCTCTGCTGGCATTTGCCGAATGCGGTGTGACCATTAATGACCCGGGCTGTACCTCAAAAACATTTCCAGATTATTTCAATCGCTTCGCTAACTTAGCTGAATAA
- a CDS encoding amino acid aminotransferase: MFEHLSALPADPILGLLTKYREDSHPQKVDLGVGVYKDPAGNTPILDCVKTAEKLRTDSETTKVYIGPTGSAPFNELMNELAFGADHPVVQARRIRTVSTPGGTGALRVAAEFIAKCKPGATIWVSDPTWANHTGLFQAAGLTVKTYPYYDYDNKCLKFDEMLAALKQVGAEDAVLLHACCHNPSGQDLSTAQWDAVVEVAKDKGFLPFIDMAYQGFGDGVDEDAYGVRAMAAAVDNMVLASSCSKNFGLYRERIGACSIIGKDSAQADVSLSVLLYVVRCIYSMPPAHGAAIVETILGSNELKAQWLDELKVMRDRINGNRAMLVDKLHALGASRDFSFIARQKGMFSFLGINEAQVNTLMKDYSIYMVGSSRISIAGISEDNVDYLAKSIIAVL; encoded by the coding sequence ATGTTTGAGCATCTTTCGGCGTTGCCTGCCGATCCTATTCTGGGTCTTTTAACCAAATACCGTGAAGACAGCCACCCACAGAAAGTCGACCTGGGCGTGGGTGTGTATAAGGATCCCGCCGGCAACACGCCGATTCTCGACTGTGTTAAAACCGCCGAGAAGCTGCGTACCGATTCTGAAACCACCAAGGTGTATATTGGCCCGACCGGCTCAGCACCTTTTAACGAGTTGATGAACGAGCTGGCCTTCGGCGCTGATCATCCCGTGGTTCAGGCGCGCCGTATTCGCACCGTGTCTACCCCGGGCGGCACTGGTGCCCTGCGAGTAGCCGCTGAATTCATCGCCAAATGCAAACCCGGCGCCACCATTTGGGTGAGCGACCCAACCTGGGCCAACCACACAGGGCTGTTCCAGGCCGCCGGTTTAACGGTAAAAACCTATCCCTACTACGATTACGACAATAAGTGCCTGAAGTTTGATGAAATGCTTGCGGCGCTGAAACAGGTTGGCGCAGAAGATGCTGTGCTGCTGCACGCCTGCTGCCATAACCCATCCGGCCAGGATTTGAGCACAGCGCAGTGGGATGCCGTGGTCGAAGTTGCCAAAGACAAAGGCTTCCTGCCCTTTATCGACATGGCCTACCAGGGCTTTGGCGATGGCGTGGATGAAGATGCTTACGGCGTGCGCGCCATGGCGGCTGCGGTCGACAACATGGTACTCGCCTCTTCCTGCTCGAAGAACTTTGGTCTGTACCGCGAGCGCATCGGTGCCTGCTCCATTATCGGTAAAGACAGTGCCCAGGCAGACGTGTCGCTGTCGGTACTGCTTTATGTGGTGCGCTGCATCTATTCCATGCCACCGGCCCACGGCGCCGCCATTGTGGAAACCATTCTGGGCTCAAACGAACTCAAAGCACAGTGGCTGGATGAGCTAAAAGTGATGCGCGATCGCATCAATGGCAACCGCGCCATGCTGGTCGATAAACTGCACGCACTGGGTGCCAGCCGCGATTTCTCCTTTATCGCCCGTCAAAAAGGCATGTTCTCCTTCCTTGGCATCAACGAGGCCCAGGTCAACACCCTGATGAAGGACTACAGCATTTACATGGTGGGCTCGAGCCGGATCAGTATCGCCGGGATCAGCGAAGATAACGTGGATTATTTGGCCAAATCCATTATTGCCGTGCTGTAA
- the cmk gene encoding (d)CMP kinase, with protein MSERAPVVTIDGPSGAGKGTIAQLLAKHYEWQLLDSGAIYRVLALAALHHNVELDNEEAITLLAAHLDVQFLTGNDKDAIKVVLEGEDVTTAIRTQECSNAASKVAAFPRVREALLRRQRAFCKAPGLIADGRDMGTVVFPSAPAKLYLTASAEERAQRRYNQLQDKGFDVKIDRLLAEIQERDDRDMNRPVAPLVPADDALVIDTTGIGIEEVFARCVAHIDEKLSASGF; from the coding sequence ATGTCTGAAAGGGCTCCTGTAGTCACAATTGATGGCCCAAGCGGCGCAGGCAAGGGCACCATTGCCCAGTTGCTGGCGAAGCACTACGAATGGCAACTGCTGGACAGCGGTGCCATCTATCGCGTGTTGGCGCTCGCGGCGCTGCACCATAATGTTGAGCTTGATAACGAAGAAGCCATTACCCTGTTAGCGGCCCACCTGGACGTGCAGTTTCTGACCGGTAATGACAAAGACGCCATTAAAGTCGTGCTTGAAGGCGAAGACGTTACCACTGCCATCCGTACCCAGGAGTGCTCTAATGCCGCCTCCAAGGTTGCGGCTTTCCCACGGGTGCGTGAAGCACTCCTGCGTCGTCAGCGTGCTTTTTGCAAGGCACCGGGTTTGATTGCTGACGGCCGCGATATGGGCACTGTGGTTTTCCCATCAGCACCGGCAAAACTGTATCTGACAGCTTCGGCAGAGGAAAGGGCGCAAAGGCGCTATAATCAGTTGCAGGACAAGGGCTTCGATGTTAAAATCGACCGCCTTTTAGCCGAGATCCAGGAACGCGATGACCGGGACATGAACCGTCCTGTAGCGCCTTTGGTTCCGGCTGACGATGCCCTGGTGATTGACACCACTGGCATTGGCATTGAAGAGGTATTCGCCCGCTGCGTGGCGCATATCGACGAGAAATTATCCGCTTCTGGCTTCTGA
- the serC gene encoding 3-phosphoserine/phosphohydroxythreonine transaminase: protein MSAVYNFCAGPAMLPAAVMKKAQAELLDWNGQGVSVMEVSHRGAPFIQLAKDSEADLRELMNIPDNYHVLFMHGGGRGQFSAVVNNFLGDNGKALYLVSGQWSKAATEEAKKLAGDDNIDVINVVEKVNGMNKVVIPALSGNGSEYRYLHYCPNETVDGIEIFDDIDSPWPIVADMSSNIMSREIDVSRFALIYAGAQKNIGPSGLSIVIVRKDMLELPQLTQSSIMDYRLTAENDSMYNTPPTFAWYLAAEVFKWLKSVGGVKGMAEVNAEKARRLYACIDSLDFYKNGVAPANRSQMNVTFQLADESLDKDFLKEAEALGLVALKGHRIVGGMRASIYNAMPLEGVDALVSFMQAFAAKHH, encoded by the coding sequence GTGAGCGCGGTTTATAATTTCTGTGCCGGACCGGCGATGTTGCCGGCTGCCGTGATGAAGAAGGCACAAGCTGAGTTACTGGACTGGAACGGGCAGGGCGTGTCTGTGATGGAGGTGAGCCACCGTGGTGCGCCCTTCATTCAACTGGCCAAAGACTCGGAAGCCGATTTGCGCGAGCTGATGAATATCCCCGACAACTACCATGTGCTCTTTATGCATGGCGGTGGTCGTGGTCAGTTTTCTGCTGTTGTGAATAATTTTTTGGGCGATAACGGCAAGGCCCTGTATCTCGTCAGCGGTCAATGGTCAAAAGCCGCCACTGAAGAAGCGAAAAAGCTTGCTGGCGATGACAATATTGATGTCATTAATGTCGTTGAAAAAGTAAATGGAATGAATAAGGTAGTCATTCCAGCGCTGAGTGGCAACGGCAGCGAGTACCGTTATCTGCACTATTGCCCCAATGAGACAGTGGATGGCATCGAAATTTTTGATGATATCGACAGCCCCTGGCCGATTGTGGCGGATATGTCGTCCAATATCATGTCCCGCGAGATTGATGTCAGCCGCTTTGCCCTTATCTATGCCGGCGCTCAAAAGAACATTGGACCATCGGGTTTGTCTATCGTGATTGTGCGTAAAGATATGCTGGAGCTGCCACAGCTGACCCAGTCTTCCATCATGGACTATCGCCTGACCGCCGAAAACGACTCCATGTACAACACACCGCCAACCTTTGCCTGGTACCTGGCAGCCGAAGTGTTCAAGTGGCTCAAGTCTGTTGGTGGCGTAAAGGGTATGGCCGAGGTGAACGCCGAAAAGGCACGCCGCCTCTACGCCTGCATCGACAGCCTGGATTTCTACAAAAACGGCGTGGCGCCTGCAAACCGCTCGCAGATGAACGTGACCTTCCAACTGGCTGATGAGTCGCTGGATAAAGACTTTCTTAAAGAAGCCGAAGCTTTGGGGCTGGTTGCGCTCAAAGGCCACCGCATTGTGGGCGGCATGCGTGCCAGCATCTACAACGCCATGCCGCTGGAAGGCGTTGATGCACTGGTGAGCTTTATGCAGGCCTTTGCTGCCAAGCACCACTAG
- the ubiG gene encoding bifunctional 2-polyprenyl-6-hydroxyphenol methylase/3-demethylubiquinol 3-O-methyltransferase UbiG, whose protein sequence is MSEVMNVDTQEIAKFEKMAASWWDPDGEFKPLHQLNPLRLNYIDQTCGGLFGKKVLDVGCGGGILSESMARIGAEVTGIDMGTEPLEVARLHALETGVSLDYLQTTAEGHRESHVEHYDVVTCMEMLEHVPDPLSVIQACCDMVKPGGFVFFSTINRNLRSYVETILGAEYLLKMLPVGTHDHGKFIKPSELIEMVDHTELLCKDAIGVTYNPLTSTFRYTSRVDVNYMIATEKPLD, encoded by the coding sequence ATGTCAGAAGTCATGAACGTTGATACCCAGGAAATTGCCAAATTCGAAAAGATGGCCGCCAGTTGGTGGGATCCCGATGGCGAATTCAAACCCTTGCATCAGTTAAACCCATTGCGGCTTAACTATATCGATCAGACCTGTGGTGGTTTGTTCGGTAAAAAGGTGCTGGATGTGGGCTGCGGCGGCGGCATCTTGTCTGAAAGCATGGCGCGTATCGGCGCTGAGGTCACCGGCATTGACATGGGCACTGAGCCACTGGAAGTCGCCCGACTGCACGCGCTGGAAACCGGTGTCTCGCTGGATTACCTGCAAACCACCGCTGAAGGCCATCGCGAGAGCCACGTTGAGCATTATGATGTAGTCACCTGCATGGAGATGCTGGAGCATGTGCCCGATCCCCTGTCGGTTATCCAGGCCTGCTGCGACATGGTAAAGCCAGGCGGCTTTGTGTTTTTCTCCACCATCAATCGCAATCTGCGCTCCTATGTCGAAACCATTCTCGGTGCCGAGTACCTGCTGAAAATGCTGCCGGTGGGTACCCACGACCACGGCAAGTTCATCAAGCCGTCTGAGCTGATTGAGATGGTCGACCACACAGAGCTTCTGTGCAAGGACGCCATTGGCGTGACCTACAATCCGCTCACCAGCACCTTCCGCTACACATCCCGGGTGGATGTGAATTACATGATTGCCACGGAAAAGCCCCTTGATTGA
- a CDS encoding HAD family hydrolase encodes MASLTDPAAVTQMGVLFDLDGTLVDTAPDLVAALNLALNDAGFASVLLDEVRHAASHGSMALVRAAKPSIPDQQASLLQQSLLSHYAEVNGRHCQLFEGIAPLLDALGRAHIPYGIVTNKAACFARPLIERIGLASSCRALISGDSVTRGKPDAAPMLLAASQLNRAARHIVYLGDAKRDMEAARAAHMTAALASWGYISAGDDIHSWPVDVTLAHPLSLLTQLGL; translated from the coding sequence ATGGCGTCACTAACTGACCCGGCAGCAGTCACACAAATGGGAGTGCTGTTCGATTTAGACGGCACGCTTGTCGATACAGCGCCGGATCTGGTGGCTGCGCTCAACCTTGCCCTCAATGACGCAGGTTTCGCCAGTGTTCTGCTGGATGAGGTGCGTCACGCGGCCTCACACGGCAGTATGGCGCTGGTGCGTGCTGCCAAGCCATCGATTCCCGACCAGCAGGCCAGCTTATTGCAGCAATCGCTGCTGTCACATTACGCCGAAGTCAATGGCCGCCATTGCCAGCTGTTTGAAGGGATAGCGCCGCTGCTGGATGCCCTTGGCCGCGCACATATCCCCTACGGCATAGTGACCAACAAGGCCGCCTGCTTTGCCAGGCCGCTGATTGAGCGCATTGGCCTGGCTTCAAGCTGTAGAGCCTTAATCAGTGGCGATAGTGTCACCCGCGGGAAACCAGACGCCGCGCCCATGCTGCTGGCCGCAAGCCAGCTTAATCGCGCTGCCCGCCACATTGTTTACCTTGGTGATGCCAAACGGGATATGGAAGCCGCCCGCGCAGCGCACATGACGGCCGCGCTCGCAAGTTGGGGCTATATCAGCGCCGGCGATGATATCCACAGCTGGCCTGTGGATGTGACGCTTGCGCATCCGCTGTCGCTTCTAACACAACTTGGGTTATGA
- the gyrA gene encoding DNA topoisomerase (ATP-hydrolyzing) subunit A, protein MTDLASSISPINIEDELKNSYLDYAMSVIVGRALPDVRDGLKPVHRRVLFAMNELKNDWNKPYKKSARVVGDVIGKYHPHGDSAVYDTIVRMAQPFSLRYTLVDGQGNFGSIDGDAAAAMRYTEIRMEKLAHELLADLEKETVDFVPNYDGTEQIPAVLPTKIPNLLVNGSSGIAVGMATNIPPHNLTEVVKGCLALIEEPELSIEQLMEYIPGPDFPTAAIINGKKGIEEAYRTGRGKAIMRARAEIETEDNGRERIIVTEIPYQVNKARLIEKIAELVKDKKIEGISGLRDESDKDGMRIVVEIKRGEVGEVVLNNLYAQTQMQSSFGINMVALANGQPKLFNLKEMLEAFILHRREVVTRRTVYELRKARDRAHILEALAVALANIDPIIALIKASASPSDAKAGLIAKGWELGTVKAMLEKAGDDAARPEWLEPEFGIRDGLYFMTEPQAQAILDLRLHKLTGLEHEKILQEYEELLEIIAALLHILRSPERLMEVIKEELELILEQFGDNRRTEINASAVDISLEDLINEEDVVVTLSHLGYAKYQPLTDYQAQRRGGKGKAATKVKDEDFVEKLLVANTHDTILCFSDFGKLYWLKVYQLPLASRQARGRPIVNLLPLQEGERITAILPVREYEEGKYILMATSHGTVKKTALTEYSRPRSNGIIAVNLKDGDQLIGVDITDGSSEIMLFSDAGKVVRFKEGEEVAVVDENGNPVLDEEGKPQINFKGVRPMGRGATGVRGIALEDGQRVVSLIVPKDDSAILTVTANGFGKRTELAEYPAKSRATKGVVSIKVTERNGPVVGAVQVGENDEIMLISDKGTLVRTPANGVSIIGRNTQGVTIIRTADDEQVVGLQRIDEIQDDGSEYLEEGVEGAEGDIIAEADTQPTDDANDEA, encoded by the coding sequence ATGACTGATTTGGCTTCATCTATTTCGCCAATTAATATCGAAGACGAACTCAAGAATTCGTACCTGGATTACGCCATGAGCGTGATCGTGGGTCGGGCACTGCCGGATGTGCGTGACGGCCTTAAGCCTGTGCATCGCCGTGTGCTGTTCGCGATGAACGAACTTAAAAACGACTGGAACAAGCCTTATAAAAAGTCGGCACGTGTGGTCGGTGACGTTATCGGTAAATATCACCCACACGGCGACAGCGCTGTATACGACACCATAGTTCGTATGGCCCAGCCGTTCTCGTTGCGCTACACCCTGGTAGACGGTCAGGGTAACTTCGGTTCTATCGACGGCGACGCCGCAGCAGCAATGCGTTATACCGAAATCCGCATGGAAAAGCTGGCTCACGAGCTGCTCGCGGATTTGGAAAAAGAAACGGTAGACTTCGTGCCCAACTACGACGGCACCGAACAAATTCCTGCCGTTCTGCCTACCAAGATTCCTAACCTGCTGGTGAACGGTTCATCCGGTATCGCCGTGGGTATGGCCACCAATATTCCGCCTCACAACCTGACCGAAGTGGTTAAAGGTTGTTTGGCGCTGATTGAAGAGCCCGAGCTGTCGATTGAGCAGCTGATGGAGTACATCCCGGGTCCTGACTTCCCAACTGCCGCCATTATCAATGGCAAAAAAGGCATCGAAGAAGCCTATCGCACAGGTCGCGGCAAGGCCATCATGCGTGCCCGCGCCGAAATCGAAACCGAAGACAACGGCCGTGAGCGCATTATTGTCACCGAGATCCCGTATCAGGTGAACAAAGCCCGTTTGATTGAAAAAATCGCCGAGCTGGTAAAAGACAAAAAGATTGAAGGCATCAGTGGTCTGCGTGACGAGTCCGACAAGGACGGCATGCGCATCGTGGTGGAAATCAAGCGCGGTGAAGTAGGCGAAGTGGTTCTGAATAACCTCTACGCCCAAACCCAGATGCAGTCTTCCTTCGGCATCAACATGGTGGCACTGGCCAATGGTCAGCCTAAGCTGTTTAACCTCAAGGAGATGCTGGAAGCCTTTATCCTGCACCGCCGTGAAGTGGTTACCCGCCGCACCGTGTATGAACTGCGTAAGGCTCGCGACCGCGCCCACATTCTGGAAGCGCTGGCGGTTGCCCTTGCCAATATCGACCCCATCATTGCCCTTATCAAGGCCTCTGCCAGTCCATCCGACGCCAAGGCCGGCCTGATTGCCAAGGGTTGGGAGCTCGGCACAGTAAAAGCCATGCTGGAGAAGGCCGGTGATGACGCCGCCCGTCCAGAGTGGCTGGAGCCTGAGTTCGGTATCCGCGATGGTCTCTACTTTATGACCGAGCCACAGGCCCAGGCGATTCTGGACCTGCGTCTGCACAAGCTGACTGGTCTTGAGCACGAGAAGATCCTGCAGGAATACGAAGAGCTGCTGGAAATTATCGCCGCTTTGCTCCACATCCTCAGAAGCCCAGAGCGTCTGATGGAAGTCATCAAAGAAGAGCTTGAGCTTATTCTTGAGCAGTTTGGCGATAACCGCCGCACTGAAATCAACGCTTCTGCTGTGGACATCAGCCTTGAAGATCTGATCAACGAAGAAGACGTGGTAGTGACCCTGTCGCACCTTGGCTACGCCAAGTATCAGCCGCTGACCGACTACCAGGCCCAGCGCCGTGGTGGTAAGGGTAAGGCCGCGACCAAGGTGAAAGACGAAGATTTCGTTGAAAAACTGCTGGTTGCCAACACCCACGATACCATTTTGTGCTTCTCCGACTTCGGTAAGCTCTACTGGCTCAAGGTCTACCAGCTGCCGCTGGCAAGCCGTCAGGCCCGTGGTCGCCCCATCGTGAACCTGCTGCCATTGCAGGAAGGTGAGCGCATTACCGCGATTCTGCCGGTGCGTGAATACGAAGAAGGCAAGTACATCCTGATGGCCACCTCTCACGGTACCGTGAAGAAGACTGCCCTGACCGAGTACAGCCGACCACGCTCCAACGGTATTATTGCCGTGAACCTCAAAGACGGCGATCAGCTGATTGGCGTGGATATTACTGACGGCAGCAGCGAAATCATGCTGTTCTCTGACGCCGGTAAAGTGGTGCGCTTCAAAGAAGGCGAAGAAGTTGCTGTAGTTGATGAAAACGGCAACCCTGTGCTGGATGAAGAAGGCAAGCCGCAAATCAACTTCAAGGGCGTGCGCCCCATGGGCCGTGGTGCCACAGGTGTTCGTGGTATTGCCCTGGAAGATGGTCAACGTGTGGTGTCGCTGATTGTACCGAAAGACGACAGTGCCATTCTGACTGTGACTGCCAACGGCTTTGGTAAGCGTACCGAGCTTGCTGAATACCCAGCCAAGAGCCGCGCCACCAAGGGTGTGGTATCCATCAAGGTCACCGAGCGTAACGGCCCTGTGGTAGGTGCCGTGCAGGTGGGCGAGAACGATGAAATCATGCTCATCAGCGACAAGGGTACCCTGGTGCGTACCCCTGCCAACGGTGTGTCTATCATCGGCCGTAACACCCAGGGCGTGACCATCATCCGTACCGCGGATGACGAGCAGGTTGTTGGTCTGCAGCGCATCGATGAAATACAGGATGACGGCAGCGAATATCTGGAAGAGGGTGTTGAAGGCGCCGAAGGCGACATCATCGCCGAAGCTGATACACAGCCGACAGACGATGCCAACGACGAGGCATAA